The sequence ACCATCGTCAATGCTCCGTTCGTCGGCGACGCCGCTCTCTTCGCTGTGGTGCAGGATGCCGAGCAGTTCCTGCTTGATCGCCGCCTTTAACGCCGCGAGGTCGCCGATCTCGGCGCGTGACACGCCGAGGCGGACGCGCTCAAGGATCTGCATCGTCGTGGCGACGCCGATATCGGTCGCGATGAGCATTTCTTCGAGCTCGTCGAGCAGGGCGTCGTCAATCTGCTTGCGCCCGTCAAAAACGGCGTCGAGCCGCGTATTTATCGTGTCGCGCGTCTTCTCAATGGCCCGATTGAACCTGACGCCCAGATCGCGCTCGGCGGCCGCCTCCTGTGCCTTTAGCTCCTCGACCGACCTGTCAAGCCCAAGCACCGACGCCGAATGCTTCTCGTCCCGATTTCTACGCCAAAATAACGCCATAAACGTAAGTTACACAGTATAAAGAATCGCCCCGCCGCCGCCAAACACGCCGCCGCCGCCCGCGAACTTGCCCGCCACGGCGAGCGTGATAAAATTGGCGTGTCCGCTTACTTTTTTATGAAAAATATACTTAACGCACTTCTCGTGGCCGCGTTTCTGGCGGCCGCAGCCTCGGTCGGCGTCGGCCAGGTAACGGTGGCAGGGCTCGACGGCAAGGAAACAAAGGTCGAAAAGGCCCAGATCGCAAAGCTAACGCGCGTCACGCTAAAGGTTTCGGACCACGGCAAGCCCGCGACGTTTGACGGCGTCGTGCTTGCCGACGTGCTAAAGCTCGCCGGCATTGAGTTTGGCGAGGCGCTTCGCGGCAAACGCCTCAC is a genomic window of Chloracidobacterium sp. containing:
- a CDS encoding molybdopterin-dependent oxidoreductase, which codes for MKNILNALLVAAFLAAAASVGVGQVTVAGLDGKETKVEKAQIAKLTRVTLKVSDHGKPATFDGVVLADVLKLAGIEFGEALRGKRLTEYLVAEAADGYKAVYSLTELDDSFTDKKVILADRRDGKDLPENARNYQIVVEGDKRAGRWVRSVIKLRIVKTDR